The following nucleotide sequence is from Zonotrichia leucophrys gambelii isolate GWCS_2022_RI unplaced genomic scaffold, RI_Zleu_2.0 Scaffold_272_69841, whole genome shotgun sequence.
tccatcccagtgcctcccagtccaTCCAGTGACCCCCAGTCTCCATCCTCCCAGTGCCCGCAGTCCCTCCCATTATCCAGtcctcccagtgcctccagtcctccatccatcccagtgtcccccagtcctcccagtgcccccagtcctcctgccccccagcccatcccagtccccccccCTCCCATCCCCgtcctcccagtgccccccagtccatcccagtttatccatgctcccagtttatcccatgcctccagtttatcccagtgcctcccagtccGGCCCCGCCGttcctccccccccccgcccgccctGCAGCACCCGCTGCCGCTCGCAGAATACTAATAGGGCAGGCGGGCGGTGCGGCGGGGCCGcctgtctgtccgtccgtctgtccgtccgtctgtctgtctgtctgtccccgcgtcctgctgtccccgtgtccgtcCCCCCCGGGGGTATCGGGGTGTCCCAGCCCGcggggaaagggaagagggggggttttggggtggtttttggggtggttttggggttttaggggTGTcgggaagggtttgggggtgtttgggggtgttggggggtGGAGGGCTCCAAGaggattggggtttgggggtgccagggaggtgttgggtgttttgggtgtttttggggtgtttttggggtggtttttggggtggttttggggtggtttttggggtggttttggggtttttggggtgtcggGAAGGGTTGGGGTGTCGGGGGGTTTGAGGATGTTGGGCTGTGGAGGGGCTCCAAGGGGATGGGGGTTGTTTGGAGGTGTTGGGGTGTTGTTGTTGGGGtgcttttggggtgtttgtttgGGCTCTGtgtattttgggggattttctggCATTTGGGGGTGTCAGGGAGATGTTGGGGTGTTGTTGGGGTGTTTGTTGAGGGGGctctgtggattttttggggggattttctgGCGTTTGGGGGTGCCAGGGAGCTCTCGATCATTGGGGTCTATGGGGGGGGGATATCAGGGATGGTTTTGGGTGTTGGAAAATTCTgggggggggtctcaggggtttGTCGGGGTCCTAAAGGATATTGGGGTGCCaggggatgtccccaaggggtggtggggggtcccagggggtaCAATGGGTAGGTGGGGGTCCTAAGGGGGGGTGCTGGAGGGTCCTGAGAGGGTCTCAGGGTGTCGGGGGGGGTCTGTGAGGTgttggggggtcccggggggggtGCAGGGGGTGTTGTTGTGGCTCTGTCAGGTTGGTGGGGGGGCTGGATGGGGGGCGAGGGTCCCGGGGGGTCTGTGGGGGAACAGTCACGGTGTCAGAgcattgggggggggggtcctggggggattgTGAGGAGCTcccggggggctctgggtgtcTCAAAGGGAgagcgggggggggggctttCGGTACGGTGGTCCGGGGGAGGGGGTCCGGGGAGGGGTCCGTGGGGAGGGGTCCATGGGGAGGGGTCTATGGGGAGGGGTCTCCGGCCGGCGCTCACCTCTCACACTCCCCGCCGCATccccgccgctgctgccgccggtCACTGGGACAcaccggcccggccccgccccctgcgGTACCGGCTCCGCCCCTCCCGGTACTGGCCACACCCCCTGCGGTACCGGCTCCGCCCCTCCCGGTACTGACTCCGCCCCTCTCGGTACCGGTCACACCCCCTGCGGTACCGGCTCCGCCTCTCCCGGTACCGCCCCGCCCCACTCGGTATCGACCACGCCCCCTCCTGACATTGACCACGCCCCTCGCGGTACCGACCACGCCCCCTCCCGGTACCGGCCGGGGGGGGCACGACGGGCTGACCCCCCCCCTTTCCCGAGCCTGTCGCCATATCGCGACAGAGACCACCAGGCCCCCCTTCACCTCCATGCACCCCCCAACCCCTCAATGCCTCTAAAagacccccagagaccccaatTCACCCCCCAGTTATCCCAAAGTCCCCTCACGCTTACCCCCAAAATCTCTCagcatccccaaattccccccagagccccctcccagttatcccagttactttttggggtccccccagaCATCTGCAGCTCCCTTTGGAGGTGTTATGGGGCAGTTATTGGGGGTGTGGGGCAGATTTTAGGGCTGTGGGGCAAGAGGGGAGACTGAGGGGCAGCTTTATGGCGGCCACAGGGACACTtcaggggatggggacatggacagctgggggaacagggacaggcgGCTGCCTCAGGCCaggtggcagctggggacaggcacaggtAAGCCAGGGACAGTTGGTGGCCCAGGTACAGGCGGTGGGACAGGGCCAGGTGCTGgcttggggacaggcaggaggaggacaggGCCAGGTGGCGGcttggggacagggccaggcCACGCGTGGCTGCCCCCGCGGCCATGCGCTAATGAATTGCGTTAATCACctgtccagcagctgcttccagtCCTGGGCCACGCTTGGGTGACTGcgacagcagcagggagggaaaagggacacggtggggacagCAGCCTTGCCACGGTGGGATAAGGGAAGGTGCGTGAGGGAAATGGGGACCCGCCGCCATGATGGCGCCCTCAGCGTGAGGGGACGGGAATGAGGGAAGCCCCTCACGACCAAACCGCAGAACCAGGGGCTCACCCACCACTGGAGAGCATCATACTGAGGTCCATAAGGGTCCTCAAGGAGATgtggggggtcctgagggaggCTTGTGGGGTTCtgagggaggtttggggggttctgaggggtctctccctcctccatccctcactCCCCTCAGCGCttttcccgcccttttcctTCCCGCACGGCCGCTAGGGGGCGGTCGCCTCACGGCGCGCGCCGGCTTCTGATTGGCCGTGCCCTCAGCGAGGCTCCGCCCCCTGCCTCGCGCGGCTTTGCAGTGGGGGCGTGGTCAtggggagggggcgtggccatGGGCTCCCTATAGAGACCCATAGGGACCCTATAGAAACCCATAGAGACCCCATAGAGACCTATAGCGCCCTATAGCAGACCCCAGCACCCTCTATGGCaccctgcagtgctctgctgagctACAGAGACCCGTAACACCTTGCAGTGACCAATAGCGCCCTATAGAGACCTATTGTGCCCTACAGAGACCCTCACAGCCCCTATAAAGACCCATAACAACCCCTAAGGTACCCTATAGACAGCCCTAGAAACTCCATATGATCCTGCAGCACCCTATAGAGAGCTGCAGAGATCTCATATGATCCTGCAGCACCCTATAGACATCCTATAGACACCTTATAGACACCCCTATAGATCCCCCATAGATGCCCCTATAGACCCCATATGATCCTATAGAGACCCCGTAGAAACCCCCACAGAACCGCCTTATTGATCCCCTATAGACGCCCCTATAGAGACCCCTATAGACACCCCGACAGACCCCATATGATCCTAGAGAGACCCCGTAGAAACCCCCACAGAACCCCCTTACAGACCCCTATAGACCCCGTATTGAGACCCCTATAGACCCCATATGATCCTACACAGACCTCTATACAGACCCCTATAGACTCCCCTACAGACCTGCCTATAGACGCCCCTACAGACCCCCCTATAGACCCCATTTGATCCTACAGACCCCCCTATAGGTGTCCCTAAAGAGACCCCCACAGACCCCCCTACAGACCCCATATGATCCTATAGATGCCCTTATAGACCCCTCATAGACCCCTCTATAGACCCCCCATAGACCCCATTTGATCCTACAGACCCCCCTATAGACCCCCTCACAGACCCCTCTATAGACACCCCAGGTGTCTGGATCCCAGTTAAACTCCCAGTTAACCCCAATAGACCCCATATGATCCTCTAGATGCCCCTACAGACCCCCCTACAGAACCCCCTGTAGACACCCCTATAGACTGCCCTACAGACCCCCCATAGACCCCATATGATTCTATAGGCCCCCCTATAGACACCGTCATAGACCCCCTATACAGACCCCTAGAGACCCCCTTCATAGACCCCATATGATTCTATAGGCCTGCCTATAGAGACCCCTATATGATCCTACACACCCTCCACAGACACCCCTATAGATGCCATATGATCCTATAGAGACCCCTATAGACACCCCTATAGAGGCCCCTATAGACATCCCTATAGACCACATATGATCCTATAGACACCCCATAAAGACCCCTATAGACTCCCCTATAGAAACTCCTATAGACCCCCCTCTAGACCCCCCCATAGACCCCCCTAAGATCCTACAGACCCCCCCATAGACCCCTGATAGAGACACCTATAGACCCCCTATGATCCTATAGACACCCCACAGAGACCCCTATAGACACCCCCCTATAGAGACCCCTACAGTCCCCCTATAGACCCCATATAATCCTATAGACACCCCATAGAGACCCCTATAGAGACCCCTACAGTGCCCCCTATAGACCCCATATGATCCTATAGATGCCCTTACAGACCCCCTATAGACCCCCCCCAGATGCCCCTATTGACCCCCCACAGACCCCATCTGATCCTATAGACCCCCCTATAGACCCCCCCACAGACCCTCTCCATAGACCCCATATGATCCTATAGATGCCCGTATAGACCCTCCTATAGACTCTCCCCACAGACCCCCCTATAGACCCCCCTATAGACTTCCCCATAGACCCCCCCTATACAGACCCCTATAGACCCCCTCTATAGACCCCATATGATTCTATTGACCCCCCCATAGACTCCCCTATAGACCCCATATAATCCTATAGACACCCCATAGAGACCCCTATAGAGACCCCCCCTATAGAGACCCCTACAGTGCCCCCTATAGACCCCATATGATCCTATAGATGCCCTTATAGACCCCCCTATAGACCCCCCCATAGATGCCTCTATTGACCCCCTATAGACCCCATTTGATCCTATAGACCCCCCTATAGACCCCCTCACAGACCCCCCCCCATAGACCCCGTATGATCCTATAGATGCCCGTATAGACCCCCTATAGACTCTCCCCACAGACCCCCCTATGGACTCCCCTATAGACTTCCCCATAGACCCCCCCTATACAGACCCCTATAGACCCCCTCTATAGACCCCATATGATTCTATTGACCCCCCCACAGACCCCCCTATAGACCACATATGATCCTACAGATGCCCTTATAGACCCCCCTATAGACCCCCCCCACAGCAGCCCAATCTCCTCATGGGATTACCCACAATGCCCTGTGGCAATCCCTGACCCCACCCCCATGATGATGTCAGCAGCCACACTGATGATGTCACCGGTCATGTTGACACCCGCAGTGACATCATAGTCCACGCCCATCCCATCATTCAATGATGTAATTTGCTATGCTGGCCTTGCTGCTGATGTCACTGGCCACGCCCATCTTGCTGCTGATGTCAGTGGCCACGCCCACCTCGTTGATGACATCACTGACAACGTCAGTTTTGCCATTGGTCATCCTGGGCCTGCCAATGACGACGCTATCACTGGCCACGCCCATCTCACTGATGATGCCATCAGTCATGCTGATGATGTTGATGATGTCACTGGCCATGCTGATGATGTCATTGTCCACAGCCATCTTGTTGATGATGTATTCATGTCAGCACCATCCGAGCTCTCATTGGCCATGCTGACGATGTCAGTGGTCACATGGTGTGATGACATCACCATCTGACTATCGATGATGTCATTTGAGCGTCATTGGTTGGAATGGGAGGGGCCTTGTCCAGTGGGCGTGTCCAGTGGGCATGTCACAGGTGGGTGTGGCCAATGGGCGTGTCCATGGGTGTGACCAGTGAGTGTGACAAATGGGTATGTCCAATGGGCGTGTCCCAGGTGGGCGTGTCTAGCAGACAGAGCCAGTTGCTGTCCAGTGGGCGTGTCCCGGGTGGGCGTGTCCAGTGGGCGTATCCCAGGTGCATGTGCCCCAGGTGGGTGTGGCCAAGTGGGTGTGTCCAGTAGGCGAGTCCAATGGGTGCGTCCCGGGTGGGCGTGGCCAATCGGTGTGACCAACAGGCATGTTCTAGGTGGGTGTGTCCACTGTGCGCGTCAGTGGGCGTGTCCCAAGTGGGTGTGGCCAATGTGTGTGTTCCAGGTGGGCGTAGCAGTGGGTGTGGCAGTGGGCGTGGCCAGTGGCCATATTCCAGGTGGGTATGTCCAGTGGGCGTGTCAGTGGGCGTGTCCCAAGTGGGTGCATCCAGCAGGAGTGTCCAATGGGTGTGTCCAATGGACGTGTCCCAGGTGGGCGTGGTCGGTGGGCGTGTCCCGGTGGGCGTGGTCACTCCCGTGTCCGCAGCCGCAGGTACCCGCCCCCGCTGGCCAGAGCCAAGGCCCCGCCCACCCCGGCCAGCACTGGGCAGTGCCCGGGACGGCCCCCAatgctggccccgccccctgcgGCCACAAACAGCCCCGCCCCCAGCAGTGACGTCacacctgtggggacaccagggggacatcagggggacaTGAGGGTGAcaccagggtgacacaggggggACATGTGGGGATACAGGGGTGACACCAGGGGGGGCACTGGAGGGACAtgagggtgacactgggggtgacactggggtgacactgctgttggccccgccccctctgGCCACAAACAGCCCCGCCCCCAGCAGTGACGTCACACCTgtggggacatcggggggaCATCAGGGTGACAACAGGGAGATATTGGGGGACATTGCAGGGACatcagggtggcactggggggacattgggggacatgggggtgacACCGGGGGTGACATCAGGGTGACAATGAGGGGGATAtgatggggacacctgggggacatcagggtgacattggggggacactgagggggacactggggggacatgggggttacacacagggggacaccagaggggacactgaggggagatcagggtgacactgggggtgacactgggggtgacacaggggtgacactgttgttggccccgccccctctgGCCACAAACAGCCCCGCCCCCAGCAGTGACGTCAGacctgtggggacattggggggacatcAGGGTGACAATGGGGGGTGACATCAGGGTGACAACAGGGAGATATTAAGGGGACATTGTAGGGATAccggggtggcactggggggacattgggggacatgggggtgacaccgggggtgacactgggggggacatgggggtgacaccggggggacatcagggtgacaatgggggtgacattgggggacactgagggggacactggggggacatgggggttacacacagggggacaccagaggggacactgaggggacagcagggtgacactgggggtgacactggggggacactgggggataCAGGGACCTGAGGGGGACAGGGACTTGGGGGGtagccccattttggggttttggggagcccaattttggggttttggggtttggggttttgggaagccccggtttgggggttttggggatcccagtgattttggggagcccaattttggggttttggggtttttaggttTTGGGGAGCCCCATTTTGAAGTCCCAAGGGTTTTGGGgagccccattttggggtttgggggttttggggtttttaggttttggggatccccgttttggggtttgggggttttggggttttggggatcccagtgattttggggagcccagttttggggttttggggttttgggagcccaattttggggttttggggtttttaggttTTGGGGAGCCCattttgggatcccagggattttggggatcccagtgATTTTGAGGATCCCCATTTCGGGGTTTTTAGGTTTTGGGGACCCCCTTTGGGGGTGACTGACCTGCCATGATCTGGGCGGCGGCCGAGGGCAGGAAGAGGCGCCCGCGGGGCCCCCCCAGCAGCTGcgcgaggaagaggaggaggccGAGGGCCGAGAGCAGCAGCGCCGAGACCACCAGGCCCTGGACGGcccggagcagggctgggggcaccccgAAATTAATaacagccccccaaaaatcaccaccAGGCCCTGGACGGcccggagcagggctgggggcaccccgAAATTAATgacagaccccccaaaatcaccaccAGGCCCTGGACGGcccggagcagggctgggggcaccccgAAATTAATgacagaccccccaaaatcaccaccCGGCCCTGGACGGcccggagcagggctgggggcaccccgAAATTAATGACagcccccaaaaatcaccaccAGGCCCTGGACGGcccggagcagggctgggggcaccccaaaatcagtaacggccccccaaaaatcaccaccAGGCCCTGGACGGcccggagcagggctgggggcaccccaaaatcagtaacggccccccaaaaatcaccaccAGGCCCTGGACGGcccggagcagggctgggggcaccccgAAATCAGTAACGGCCCCCCAAAATTAATGACAAGCCCCCAAATTAATAacggccccccaaaaatcaccatcAGGCCCTGAACGGCCCGAAGCAGCGCTGGGGGCACCCCGAAATCAGTAACGACCCCCCAAAATTAATAACGGCCCCCAAATTAATGacagccccccaaaatcaccaccAGGCCCTGAACGGcccggagcagggctgggggcaccccaaaatcaatAATggccccccaaaaatcaccaccAGGCCCTGGACGGcccggagcagggctgggggcaccccgAAATTAATGACAGACCCCCAAATTAATaacagccccccaaaaatcaccaccAGGCCCTGAACGGcccggagcagggctgggggcaccccgAAATTAATGACAGACCCCCAAATTAATAACGGCCCCCCAAATTAAtaacagcaccccaaaaatcaccaccAGGCCTGGACGGCccgcagcagggctgggggcaccccaaaattaataacagccccccaaaaatcaccaccAGGCCCTGAACGGcccggagcagggctgggggcaccccgAAATTAATGACAGACCCTCCAAATAATAACGGCCCCCCAATTAATaacagccccccaaaaatcaccaccAGGCCCTGGACGGcccggagcagggctgggggcaccccaaaattaaTGACAGACCCCCAAATTAATAACAgctccccaaaaatcaccaccAGGCCCTGGACGGcccggagcagggctgggggcaccccaaaatcagtaACAGCCCCCCAAATTAATaacagccccccaaaaatcaccaccAGGCCCTGAACGGCccgcagcagggctgggggcaccccaaaattaaTGACAGCCCCCCAAATTAATAACGGCCCCCGAATTAATGACAGACCCCCAAAATTAATAACGGCCCGCCAAAAATCACCACCAGGCCCTGAACGccccaaagcagggctggggggaacAGACCCCTAGTGAGACCCCCAAATTaaccaggaaccccaaaactgaccagAGGCCCCCAAAACTTATCGCtgcccccccaaaatcccccagggaccccaaaaactcccCCGGAACCCCTCAAGACCCCCGAGACCCCTCCAGgactccccaaaaccccctcatgactccccaggacccccaaaactccccaaaattcccccaggaaccccaaaacccccccaggacccctcaagactccccagggaccccaaaaattcctcaggATGCCCCAGAACCCCTCAAGATCCCTCAGGgactccccaaaaccccctcaggacccccaaaatccaccagaactccccaaaaccccctcaggacaacctggggacccccaaaaccccccaggacccccaaaattccctccaggacccccccgggacccccactCACGGCTGAGGCCGAGGCTgctgcactcccagccctgggatcgGTTTTGGGGGGCGCAGTCGTACCAGAGGTTCAGGGGCTGCGAGTCCGGCAGCACCCAccagccctgggaccccaaaacagcctgaaaaccccccaaaaacaccccaaaaacacccccaaatcctgacacagcacccaccagccctgggaccccaaaacagcctgaaaacccccaaaaacacccaaaacaccccaaaaacacccccagaaccccaaaaacacccccagaacaccccaaatcctgacacagcacccaccagccctgggaccccaaaacagcctgaaaacaccccaaaaacaccccaaaatacccccaaattTTGAGAGACAcccaccagccctggggaaccccaaaaacacccaaaatacccccaaaaccacccccaaaacaccccaaaaaccccccaaaaacaccccaaaacacccccagaacaccccaaatcctgacacagcacccaccagccctggggaaccccaaaaatacccaaaatatccccaaaacacCCTCAAAATATCatcaaaacaccccaaaaacacccccaaaatatccccaaattttGAGAGACACCCACCAGCCCtggagaaccccaaaatcacccccaaaatattctcaaaacaccccaaaacatcccaaatcctgacacagcacccaccagccctgggagaccccaaaaatacccaaaacaccccaaaaacattcTCAAAATACGCCCAAAATatccccgggaccccccaaaaccccctggcaccaccccaaaacacccttgggaccccccaaaacccaccctgggacccccaaaatccccctgggaccccccaaaacccaccctgggatccccaaaacccaccctgggatccccaaaatccccctgagaTCTCCCCAAACATctctgagaccccaaaactcctgGACCCCTAAAAcaccccctgagaccccccaaaatatccccgagactccccaaaaccccttgggatcc
It contains:
- the LOC135441387 gene encoding epithelial membrane protein 3-like; amino-acid sequence: MHLLPAAVTALHLLILLLFFIATLDKGWWVLPDSQPLNLWYDCAPQNRSQGWECSSLGLSPLLRAVQGLVVSALLLSALGLLLFLAQLLGGPRGRLFLPSAAAQIMAGVTSLLGAGLFVAAGGGASIGGRPGHCPVLAGVGGALALASGGGYLRLRTRE